A DNA window from Setaria viridis chromosome 2, Setaria_viridis_v4.0, whole genome shotgun sequence contains the following coding sequences:
- the LOC117844635 gene encoding mavicyanin has translation MATRFVAIAAVMAAAIFGVASAATYNVGEPGGSWNLQTNYTNWAASKRFHPGDQIVFKYSPQAHDVVEVSKADYDACSNARPINTHTSGNDAIALTSAGTRYFICGFPDHCAGGMKLQVDVVPSATSLAPAGAPGANAPASPSTPGSAATKATATGFALAGVLIAAGLMA, from the coding sequence ATGGCAACAAGATTTGTCGCCATCGCGGCCGTGATGGCAGCGGCCATCTTCGgcgtggcgtcggcggcgacctACAACGTCGGCGAGCCGGGCGGGTCTTGGAACCTGCAGACTAACTACACCAACTGGGCTGCCTCCAAGCGGTTCCACCCGGGCGACCAGATCGTGTTCAAGTACTCGCCGCAGGCGCACGACGTGGTGGAGGTGAGCAAGGCGGACTACGACGCCTGCTCCAACGCTAGGCCCATCAACACCCACACCTCCGGCAACGACGCCATCGCTCTGACCTCCGCCGGCACGCGCTACTTCATCTGCGGCTTCCCCGACCACTGCGCCGGGGGCATGAAGCTCCAGGTCGACGTCGTGCCCAGCGCCACCTCCCTCGCCCCGGCCGGCGCTCCCGGCGCCAATGCCCCGGCCTCTCCGTCCACGCCCGGTTCCGCCGCTACCaaggccaccgccaccggcttCGCTCTCGCCGGTGTCTTGATCGCCGCCGGCCTCATGGCTTAA
- the LOC117844633 gene encoding phragmoplastin DRP1E: MASMEGLIGLMNRIQRACTALGDHGGGGDLPTLWESLPTIAVVGGQSSGKSSVLESIVGTDFLPRGSGIVTRRPLVLQLHQTDNGSQEYAEFLHLPKKRFSDFALVRQEIADETDRLTGKTKEISPVPIQLSIYSPKVVNLTLIDLPGLTKVAVEGQPESIVQDIENMVLSYVDKPNCIILAISPANQDIATSDAIKLAKEVDPTGERTFGVLTKLDLMDKGTNALDVLEGRAYRLQNPWVGIVNRSQADINRKVDMIAAREKEREYFESSPDYAHLASRMGSEYLAKLLSEHLESVIKARIPSITAVINKTIDELESELDTIGRAVASDPGAQLYTILDLCRAFDRVFKEHLDGGRSGGDRIYRVFDHKLPAAFKKLPFDRYLSVENVKKVVSEADGYQPHLIAPEQGYRRLIGTGLTYFRGPAEATVDAVHVVLKDLVRKSIGETEQLRRFPTLQASIATAANEALEGFREDGRSTALRLVEMEATYPTVDFFRNRPQDPAADASTKGGAKNHSADSSVPLDRYGDGHYRNIASNVSQYIRMVGDELLKTIPKAAVHCQVREAKRSLLNHFYVQIGKKEAGEFGHLLDEDPAMMERRQQCWKRLELYKSARDEIDSVAWSSSR, encoded by the exons atggCGTCCATGGAGGGCCTGATCGGGCTGATGAACCGCATCCAGCGAGCCTGCACGGCCCTCGGAGACCACGGGGGAGGAGGCGACCTGCCCACCCTCTGGGAGTCGCTCCCAACGATCGCCGTCGTCGGAGGCCAG AGTTCTGGCAAGTCCTCTGTACTTGAGAGCATTGTTGGCACCGATTTCCTTCCCCGTGGATCTG gAATTGTCACGCGGAGACCACTAGTACTGCAGCTGCACCAGACAGACAATGGATCCCAGGAATATGCAGAGTTCTTACATTTGCCAAAGAAAAGGTTTTCAGACTTTG CCCTTGTTCGCCAAGAAATTGCAGATGAGACGGACAGACTGACTGGGAAAACTAAAGAAATATCTCCTGTCCCTATTCAGCTCAGCATCTACTCGCCCAAGG TTGTGAACTTAACGTTGATTGATCTTCCGGGGTTGACAAAGGTTGCTGTAG AAGGACAGCCTGAAAGTATTGTTCAAGATATAGAGAATATGGTTCTCTCATATGTTGATAAG CCCAACTGTATCATTCTGGCTATATCTCCAGCAAACCAGGATATTGCGACTTCCGATGCAATTAAGCTCGCAAAAGAAGTTGATCcaacag GTGAAAGGACTTTTGGTGTGTTGACAAAGCTGGACCTGATGGACAAAGGAACAAATGCTCTTGAT GTTCTCGAGGGAAGGGCCTATCGGCTGCAGAATCCTTGGGTTGGAATTGTCAATCGCTCGCAAGCAGATATCAATAGAAAGGTTGACATGATTGCTGcaagggaaaaagaaagggaataTTTTGAAAGCAGTCCTGATTATGCACATTTAGCAAGCCGCATGGGTTCTGAATACCTTGCTAAGCTTCTTTCTGAG CATCTTGAATCTGTTATCAAAGCACGCATTCCCAGTATCACAGCGGTAATCAATAAAACTATAGATGAACTTGAATCAGAGCTGGATACCATTGGGAGAGCTGTGGCTTCTGATCCAGGG GCTCAACTTTACACCATATTGGACCTCTGCCGTGCTTTTGACCGTGTTTTCAAGGAACATCTTGATGGAGG GAGGTCAGGCGGCGATAGAATATACCGTGTGTTTGATCATAAGCTCCCTGCTGCTTTTAAGAAGCTTCCCTTTGATCGCTATCTATCTGTGGAAAACGTCAAGAAGGTGGTCTCAGAAGCAGATGGCTATCAGCCCCATCTTATCGCCCCTGAACAAGGATACCGTCGTCTTATTGGAACTGGCCTCACCTATTTCAGGGGACCAGCTGAAGCCACGGTTGATGCG GTCCATGTTGTTCTGAAAGACTTGGTCAGGAAATCCATAGGAGAGACAGAG CAACTGAGAAGATTCCCCACTCTACAAGCTTCGATTGCGACCGCTGCTAATGAAGCCCTGGAAGGTTTTCGGGAGGACGGGCGCAGCACAGCACTTCGTCTAGTGGAAATGGAGGCTACATACCCGACGGTGGATTTCTTCCGGAACCGACCTCAAGATCCTGCTGCTGATGCTAGTACTAAGGGGGGAGCTAAAAATCATTCAGCGGACTCGTCGGTGCCTCTTGACCGCTACGGCGATGGGCACTACAGGAACATTGCCTCCAACGTGTCCCAGTACATACGGATGGTCGGGGACGAGCTCTTGAAGACGATCCCCAAGGCAGCTGTCCACTGCCAAGTGCGCGAGGCCAAGAGGTCTCTGCTTAACCATTTCTACGTGCAGATCGGGAAGAAAGAG GCCGGGGAGTTCGGGCACCTGCTGGATGAGGACCCGGCGATGATGGAGCGCCGGCAGCAGTGCTGGAAGAGGCTGGAGCTGTACAAATCTGCGAGGGACGAGATCGATTCCGTGGCGTGGAGCAGCAGCAGATAG
- the LOC117844634 gene encoding NEDD8-conjugating enzyme Ubc12 translates to MINLFKIKGQKKEEAASAAGKAPVKKQSAGELRLHKDISELNLPKTTSISFPNGKDDLMNFEIIIRPDEGYYMGGTFVFTFQVSPSYPHEPPKVKCKTKVYHPNIDLEGNVCLNILREDWKPVLNINTVIYGLNLLFTQPNDEDPLNHEAAVVLRDNPKMFEANVKRAMAGGYVGQHYFPRCA, encoded by the exons ATGATTAATCTTTTCAAAATAAAGGGTCAAAAGAAAGAAGAGGCGGCAAGTGCTGCTGGAAAGGCCCCTGTTAAGAAGCAGTCTGCTGGGGAGCTCCGCCTCCATAAAG ATATTAGTGAGCTCAACCTACCAAAGACGACATCGATTTCTTTTCCCAATGGCAAGGATGATCTAATGAATTTTGAGATCATCATCCGACCTGATGAAGGATATTACAT GGGAGGCACTTTCGTTTTCACCTTTCAAGTGTCCCCATCTTATCCTCATGAACCTCCGAAGGTCAAGTGCAAGACCAAG GTGTACCATCCAAATATTGATTTGGAAGGCAATGTATGTCTGAACATTCTGCGTGAAGATTGGAAGCCTGTTCTTAACATCAACACTGTTATTTATGGcctgaatcttctttttacg CAACCAAACGATGAGGATCCGTTGAACCACGAAGCTGCGGTTGTCCTTCGTGACAACCCAAAGATGTTTGAGGCAAATGTTAAAAGAGCGATGGCTGGAGGCTACGTGGGCCAACACTATTTCCCAAGATGCGCTTGA
- the LOC117844636 gene encoding pollen-specific protein C13, with the protein MMARWSSAVLFAVAVVSAAAAGVAAVRQDDFFVEGSVYCDTCRAGFETNATTPIAGARVRLECRHYMSRSGAVQRSAEGATDAAGRYRVELVDNRGAEEVCVVALVSSPLPGCAEKEAGRDRAPVEPLADDGLATTVRRANPLGFLKDQPLPNCGQILSSYALRSAPSY; encoded by the coding sequence ATGATGGCGCGGTGGTCGTCGGCGGTGTTGttcgcggtggcggtggtgtcggcggcggctgctggcgTCGCGGCGGTGCGGCAGGACGACTTCTTCGTGGAGGGCTCGGTGTACTGCGACACCTGCCGCGCCGGGTTCGAGACGAACGCGACGACGCCGATCGCGGGCGCCCGGGTGCGCCTGGAGTGCCGGCACTACATGAGCAGGAGCGGTGCGGTGCAGCGGTCGGCGGAGGGCGCGACGGACGCGGCGGGGCGGTACCGCGTGGAGCTGGTGGACAaccgcggcgcggaggaggtgtGCGTGGTGGCGCTGGTGAGCAGCCCGCTGCCCGGGTGCGCCGAGAAGGAGGCCGGCCGCGACCGCGCCCCCGTCGAGCCGCTGGCGGACGACGGGCTCGCCACCACCGTGCGCCGCGCCAACCCGCTGGGGTTCCTCAAGGACCAGCCGCTCCCAAACTGCGGCCAGATACTCAGCAGCTACGCTCTCCGATCCGCGCCCAGCTACTGA